One part of the Olleya sp. YS genome encodes these proteins:
- a CDS encoding DUF1835 domain-containing protein: MSNQILHITNGSSLTDYLKKLDFDGTLLTWHDMLCEGPTTKDIDNPEFFKIRKAFLEKAYDVEYNVDSIKKEFDKLNDVTSYTEIVLWFEYDLFCHINLVAAISLIKQKGITLPLYLVCSGRVEGEKELKGLPQLTEKQLKQHYKDKVKLNIDDIATAQKAWRIYCETDHNLFKELITRPSSFKYLSNCLKAHLRRFPDTRSGLNTLEYNTLKLIKEHDVKSRHHLLGYCLHYQGYYGFGDLQLQRMIDRLELFYEETKDALTLNRNGHLALEHQKNFFKQIDTNFQFGGVNKVDFQYDKKENKLIETI; encoded by the coding sequence ATGAGTAATCAAATACTTCATATCACCAATGGATCTAGTCTTACAGACTACTTAAAAAAATTAGATTTTGATGGAACTCTATTGACTTGGCATGATATGTTATGTGAGGGTCCAACAACCAAAGACATTGATAATCCTGAGTTTTTTAAAATTAGAAAGGCCTTTTTAGAAAAAGCATACGATGTTGAGTATAACGTCGATAGTATAAAAAAGGAGTTTGATAAACTAAACGACGTTACTAGTTATACCGAGATTGTATTATGGTTTGAATATGATTTGTTTTGTCATATAAATTTAGTCGCAGCAATCAGTTTAATTAAACAAAAAGGGATTACTCTTCCTTTATACTTAGTCTGTAGTGGACGCGTGGAAGGTGAAAAAGAATTAAAAGGGTTACCACAATTAACTGAAAAACAGCTAAAACAACATTACAAAGATAAAGTCAAACTTAATATTGATGATATTGCAACAGCCCAAAAAGCTTGGCGAATTTATTGTGAAACAGACCATAACTTATTTAAAGAATTAATCACTAGACCATCTAGTTTTAAATATTTAAGTAACTGTCTTAAAGCACATTTAAGACGTTTTCCTGATACGAGGAGTGGTTTAAATACTTTAGAATACAATACGCTCAAATTAATAAAGGAGCATGATGTAAAATCACGACATCATTTATTAGGTTATTGCTTACACTATCAAGGCTACTATGGTTTTGGTGACTTGCAATTACAGCGTATGATTGATAGGTTGGAGTTGTTTTATGAGGAAACAAAAGATGCCTTGACCCTAAACAGAAACGGTCATTTAGCTCTAGAACATCAAAAAAACTTCTTTAAACAAATCGATACAAACTTTCAATTTGGAGGTGTTAATAAAGTAGATTTTCAGTACGATAAAAAAGAAAATAAATTAATAGAAACCATTTAA
- a CDS encoding biotin/lipoyl-binding protein, whose amino-acid sequence MLNISTNSVNKNVDISHFSSVKKAFNKKHYKHFNRLLVTFGIIGIIILFLPWTQNITSAGLVTTLTPDQRPQTIQSPIPGRIEKWYVREGDFVKKGDTILFISEIKNEYFDPNLVERTGDQIKAKSSSVQSYASKVKALDNQILALINERKLKLQQAENKLLQSKLKVKSDSIDFEAAKTNLGIAEKQFNRTQQLQSEGLKAITDVEEKRLKLQETQAKLISQENKYLAAQNEVINARVELNRISAEYTDKISKAQSDKFTAQSSGFDAEAQVTKLENDFTNYSMRNDMYYIKAPQDGFINKAIKGGIGETFKEGEQLVGIMPAKYDVAIETFVNPIDLPLVHLGEEFRVQFDGWPAIIFSGWPNLSYGTYGAKVVAIERFISPNGKFRILLAPMENDYEWPEAVRVGSGAKTIGLLEDVPIWFELWRKLNGFPPNYYQPDGTKTTKVEKQ is encoded by the coding sequence ATGTTAAATATTTCAACAAATAGCGTCAATAAAAACGTAGATATTAGCCACTTTAGCTCAGTAAAAAAAGCGTTTAACAAAAAGCATTACAAGCATTTTAATCGTCTGTTAGTTACTTTTGGTATTATTGGCATCATTATTTTATTTTTACCATGGACACAAAATATAACCTCTGCTGGATTAGTTACTACATTAACACCAGACCAGCGACCTCAAACTATACAATCTCCAATTCCTGGACGTATAGAAAAATGGTATGTGCGTGAAGGAGATTTTGTTAAAAAAGGAGATACTATTTTATTCATTTCAGAGATAAAGAATGAATATTTCGACCCTAATTTAGTAGAAAGAACTGGAGATCAAATAAAAGCTAAATCATCTTCTGTACAATCATATGCTAGTAAGGTTAAAGCATTAGATAATCAAATTTTAGCTTTGATAAATGAACGAAAATTAAAACTACAACAAGCGGAAAATAAATTGCTACAATCTAAACTTAAAGTAAAAAGTGATAGTATAGATTTTGAAGCAGCAAAAACTAATTTAGGAATAGCCGAAAAACAATTTAATCGTACACAACAATTGCAGTCGGAAGGCTTAAAGGCTATTACAGATGTAGAAGAAAAACGCTTAAAACTTCAAGAAACACAAGCAAAACTCATTTCACAAGAAAATAAATATCTAGCAGCTCAAAATGAAGTAATTAATGCTAGAGTAGAATTAAACCGAATTAGTGCTGAATACACTGATAAAATATCTAAAGCACAAAGCGACAAGTTTACAGCTCAATCTAGTGGTTTTGACGCAGAAGCACAAGTCACAAAACTGGAGAATGATTTTACTAATTATTCTATGCGTAATGATATGTATTACATTAAAGCACCTCAAGATGGATTTATAAACAAAGCTATAAAAGGTGGTATTGGAGAAACATTTAAAGAAGGAGAACAACTAGTTGGGATTATGCCAGCAAAATACGATGTTGCTATCGAAACCTTTGTAAATCCAATAGATTTACCACTGGTACACCTTGGTGAAGAATTTAGAGTACAGTTTGATGGTTGGCCAGCAATAATTTTTAGCGGATGGCCAAACTTGTCTTACGGTACTTATGGTGCAAAAGTCGTTGCTATTGAGCGATTTATTAGTCCAAATGGAAAATTCAGAATATTATTAGCACCAATGGAAAACGATTACGAGTGGCCAGAAGCAGTACGTGTAGGATCTGGTGCAAAAACTATTGGCTTGTTAGAAGATGTTCCTATTTGGTTTGAATTATGGAGAAAGTTAAATGGCTTCCCTCCTAACTATTATCAGCCTGATGGCACAAAAACAACTAAAGTTGAAAAGCAGTAA
- a CDS encoding TolC family protein produces MKKIILVLLITLPTITVAQIMDSLSYTEYLGYVKQFHPIAKQADLRLETGQANLMKARGGFDPKIDVDFNEKDYKNTEYYERLNATFEVPTWYGIELKANFEENNGLFLNPENNVPQDGLFSAGVGFSLGQGLLINKRMAALKKANFFREQTKAERDLLINDVLFNASIAYFDWLQAYNETKIYERFLQNAKIRFNGVRSSVLAGDKAGIDSLEAGIIVKTRSLELEQAKVKLIKARLEASNFVWLDKTPVDISDTVKPILVLEDEIDIALSLNEAINFSIDSHPKLLALGSKIDGLDVDRQLNANKLLPVVDAQYNFLTETPELANTFNASAYKATVKVAFPLFLRKERGDLKLSKLKIQDAEFEFADTQLQIKNKVDAINREINSYKLQNILIENIVEDYDTLLKAEERKFSFGESSVFLINNRENKLIESQVKALQLQNKFFTTKAKLFNSLGIVPNYN; encoded by the coding sequence ATGAAAAAAATAATATTAGTTCTACTTATTACATTACCAACTATTACTGTTGCACAAATCATGGATAGTCTAAGTTATACTGAGTATTTAGGCTATGTTAAACAGTTTCATCCAATTGCAAAACAAGCAGATCTAAGATTGGAAACTGGACAAGCAAATTTAATGAAAGCTCGTGGTGGTTTTGATCCAAAAATTGATGTAGATTTTAACGAAAAAGATTATAAAAATACAGAGTATTATGAGCGCTTAAACGCAACCTTCGAAGTTCCTACTTGGTATGGTATTGAGTTAAAGGCAAATTTTGAAGAAAATAATGGATTATTTCTTAATCCAGAAAATAATGTGCCTCAAGATGGACTGTTTAGTGCTGGTGTTGGTTTTTCATTAGGACAAGGTTTATTAATCAATAAAAGAATGGCTGCTTTAAAAAAGGCTAATTTTTTTAGAGAACAAACTAAAGCAGAACGAGATTTATTAATTAACGATGTTCTTTTTAACGCTTCAATTGCTTATTTTGATTGGCTTCAAGCCTATAACGAAACCAAAATTTACGAACGTTTTTTACAGAATGCTAAAATTAGATTTAATGGTGTGCGTTCTAGTGTGCTAGCAGGAGATAAAGCAGGTATAGATAGTTTAGAAGCTGGTATAATTGTCAAGACCAGATCATTAGAGCTGGAGCAAGCTAAAGTAAAATTAATTAAAGCCAGATTAGAAGCTTCAAATTTTGTGTGGTTAGATAAAACTCCTGTTGATATTAGCGATACTGTTAAGCCAATATTAGTTTTAGAGGATGAAATTGATATAGCTTTATCACTAAATGAAGCTATAAATTTTAGTATCGACAGTCATCCCAAGTTATTAGCTTTAGGAAGTAAAATTGATGGTTTGGACGTAGATAGACAACTAAATGCTAATAAACTATTACCAGTTGTAGATGCGCAATATAATTTTTTAACCGAAACACCCGAATTAGCTAATACCTTTAATGCTTCAGCATATAAGGCTACTGTAAAAGTTGCTTTTCCTTTATTTTTAAGGAAAGAACGTGGTGATTTAAAACTTTCAAAATTAAAAATTCAAGATGCTGAGTTTGAGTTTGCAGACACTCAACTTCAAATAAAGAATAAGGTTGATGCTATAAATAGAGAAATAAATTCTTATAAATTACAGAATATACTAATTGAAAATATAGTTGAAGATTATGACACTTTACTAAAAGCAGAAGAACGTAAGTTTAGTTTTGGAGAAAGCTCCGTGTTTTTAATTAATAACAGAGAAAATAAACTAATAGAGTCTCAAGTAAAAGCGTTACAGTTACAAAATAAGTTTTTTACTACTAAAGCAAAGTTATTTAATAGTTTGGGTATTGTACCAAACTATAACTAA
- a CDS encoding dehydrogenase E1 component subunit alpha/beta: MTFDKKSLDNDILLELYKRMLKPRLIEEKMLILLRQGKVSKWFSGIGQEAISVGVTSVMQNDEYILPMHRNLGVFTTRQIPLHRLFSQWQGKANGFTKGRDRSFHFGTQEFKIVGMISHLGPQFGVADGIALASKLNNNNQVTAVFTGEGGTSEGDIHEALNVASVWQLPVLFCIENNGYGLSTPTSEQYNCKDLADRAIGYGMESHIIDGNNVLEVYTKLTEITDSIRQNPRPVLIEFKTFRMRGHEEASGTKYVPQDLMDEWAKKDPIENYQEFLKNEGILTETEEVKIKETIVHEINEHLDIAYAENDITPFETNELNDVYQEFVYQEVNPSNKTKELRLIDAISEGLKQSMQHHDDLVIMGQDVAEYGGVFKITDGFVDLFGKDRVRNTPICESAIIETAMGLSIAGMKSVVELQFSDFVTSGFNPVVNYLAKSHYRWNQNADVVLRMPCGAGVAAGPFHSQTNEAWFTKTPGLKVVYPAFPYDAKGLLATAINDPNPVLFFEHKALYRSIRQEVPTDYFTIPFGQAATLKTGTDITVIAYGAAVHWALDTLDKHPNINAEVIDLRTLQPLDTDTIYTSVKKTGKAIILQEDSLFGGIASDISALIMEHCFEYLDAPVKRVASLDTPIPFINQLEDQYLSRDKFEGELLKLIDY, from the coding sequence ATGACTTTTGATAAAAAATCCCTAGACAATGATATCCTTTTAGAGTTGTACAAGCGCATGCTTAAACCTAGACTAATAGAGGAGAAGATGCTTATTTTATTACGTCAAGGTAAAGTAAGTAAATGGTTTTCTGGGATAGGACAAGAAGCGATTTCTGTAGGTGTAACTTCTGTCATGCAAAACGATGAGTACATCTTACCAATGCACAGAAATCTGGGTGTATTTACTACACGACAAATCCCATTACACCGTTTGTTTTCGCAGTGGCAAGGAAAAGCAAATGGGTTTACTAAAGGACGTGATAGAAGCTTCCATTTTGGGACACAAGAGTTTAAAATAGTAGGTATGATTAGCCATTTAGGACCGCAATTTGGTGTAGCAGATGGTATTGCACTTGCCTCTAAACTAAATAACAACAATCAAGTTACTGCAGTATTTACTGGTGAAGGTGGAACTAGTGAAGGTGATATACACGAAGCGTTAAACGTAGCGTCTGTCTGGCAATTACCTGTGTTATTTTGTATTGAGAATAATGGTTATGGTTTATCTACACCAACATCAGAGCAATATAATTGTAAAGATTTAGCAGATCGAGCTATAGGTTATGGTATGGAAAGTCACATAATAGATGGCAATAACGTACTAGAAGTCTACACCAAATTAACCGAAATAACTGACAGCATACGTCAAAATCCACGTCCTGTTTTAATTGAATTTAAAACCTTTAGAATGCGTGGTCACGAAGAGGCTAGTGGTACAAAGTATGTTCCGCAAGATTTAATGGATGAATGGGCTAAAAAAGATCCTATTGAAAATTATCAAGAATTTCTAAAAAACGAAGGGATTTTAACCGAAACTGAAGAAGTTAAAATAAAAGAAACTATTGTACACGAAATTAATGAACATTTAGATATCGCTTACGCGGAAAATGACATTACACCTTTTGAAACTAACGAGTTAAATGATGTGTATCAAGAATTTGTATATCAAGAAGTTAATCCAAGTAATAAAACAAAAGAGTTACGTTTGATAGATGCTATTTCTGAAGGCTTAAAACAATCTATGCAACACCATGATGATTTGGTAATTATGGGTCAAGATGTAGCAGAATATGGAGGTGTTTTTAAAATCACTGATGGTTTTGTTGATCTATTTGGAAAAGATAGAGTCCGCAATACACCTATTTGCGAATCTGCTATCATAGAAACTGCAATGGGATTAAGTATTGCTGGAATGAAAAGTGTAGTCGAATTACAGTTTAGTGACTTTGTAACCTCTGGATTTAATCCAGTGGTAAATTACTTGGCAAAATCACATTATAGATGGAACCAAAATGCTGATGTCGTACTTAGAATGCCTTGTGGAGCAGGTGTTGCAGCAGGACCTTTTCATAGCCAAACAAACGAAGCTTGGTTTACTAAAACACCAGGTTTAAAAGTTGTGTATCCAGCGTTTCCTTATGACGCTAAAGGCTTATTAGCCACAGCAATAAACGATCCTAATCCAGTACTGTTTTTTGAGCATAAAGCCTTGTATAGAAGTATTAGACAAGAGGTGCCAACAGATTATTTTACTATTCCATTTGGTCAAGCTGCTACATTAAAAACTGGTACAGACATAACTGTTATTGCGTATGGAGCAGCAGTACATTGGGCTTTGGATACTTTGGATAAACACCCTAATATTAATGCAGAAGTCATCGATTTAAGAACATTACAACCCTTGGATACTGATACCATATATACTTCTGTAAAAAAGACTGGAAAAGCTATTATATTGCAAGAAGATTCGCTGTTTGGTGGAATAGCTAGCGATATTTCTGCTTTAATCATGGAACACTGTTTTGAATATTTAGATGCTCCTGTAAAACGTGTGGCTAGTTTAGACACGCCAATTCCGTTTATAAATCAGTTAGAAGATCAATATTTATCACGTGATAAATTTGAAGGCGAATTACTTAAACTTATTGATTATTAG
- a CDS encoding Hsp20/alpha crystallin family protein produces MSNLIPTNSGVDNSKDSKLNTFTSLSSWMDDLFSRNLGNEFMSNFNTGMTLPAVNIKNSDDEFIVEMAVPGLKKSDFDINLDDKILTISAETQTENEEEAQHFTRREFGYSSFKRTFTLPETVETEKINAKYHDGILEVHLPKREEAKKKPAKTIKIS; encoded by the coding sequence ATGAGTAATTTAATTCCAACTAACTCTGGAGTAGATAACTCCAAAGATTCTAAATTAAATACATTTACAAGTTTGTCTTCCTGGATGGATGATTTATTCTCAAGAAATTTAGGGAACGAATTTATGTCAAATTTCAATACAGGTATGACATTACCAGCAGTAAATATAAAAAACTCTGACGACGAGTTTATAGTTGAAATGGCAGTACCAGGTTTAAAGAAATCTGACTTTGATATTAATTTAGACGATAAAATTTTAACTATTTCTGCGGAAACGCAAACAGAAAATGAAGAGGAAGCACAGCACTTTACAAGAAGAGAATTTGGTTATTCTTCATTTAAAAGAACGTTTACTTTACCAGAAACAGTTGAAACAGAAAAGATAAATGCCAAATACCACGATGGTATTTTAGAAGTGCATTTACCAAAACGTGAAGAGGCAAAGAAAAAGCCAGCTAAAACAATTAAGATTTCTTAA
- a CDS encoding ATP-binding cassette domain-containing protein: MSKKILTAWQRFVGLLRLDKKDVKQVFFYAIFAGFVNLSLPLGIQAIINLLQAAQISTSWIVLVVLVTIGVIFVGILQLMQIRIIENIQQKIFTRASFEFAYRFPKMKMDALRGYYPPELANRFFDTINVQKGIAKVLIDFPAALLQIIFGLILLSFYHPFFIIYGALLLILIYVVFKFTAEKGLSTSIEESNHKYKVAHWLQEIARSIVSFKLSGKTSLALNKNDKLVTDYLEARENHFKILVIQFIQLIGFKVLVTAGLLIIGGALVLNQQMNIGQFVAAEIIILLVINSVEKLILGLETFYDVLTSIEKLGVVVDKELESQGGEMLDANTTDFIIELENIALSVKDKETPILNNISFKINPKDRILIQGRSGSGKSSLLKLIAGVISPTGGSVYINDKSLTSININSYRANIGQTLVEESPFEGTLLQNLTFGDMSITNQQIDWAIKNVGLKDFVKQLPKGLDTMLYPEGKGTSFTVAKKIMLARSIIKQPKLLMLKEPLDQFQPQDAQQIIDFLSQPEHPWALVVVSQNNLWKAKLNRVITLDNGQIINTK, encoded by the coding sequence ATGAGTAAAAAAATACTAACCGCTTGGCAACGTTTTGTTGGATTATTACGATTGGACAAAAAAGACGTTAAACAGGTGTTTTTCTATGCTATTTTTGCAGGTTTCGTTAACTTATCTTTGCCATTAGGTATTCAGGCTATAATTAATTTGTTACAAGCTGCACAGATTAGTACGTCTTGGATAGTTTTGGTTGTGTTAGTTACCATAGGTGTAATTTTTGTTGGGATATTACAACTCATGCAAATTAGGATTATAGAGAACATCCAACAAAAAATTTTTACAAGAGCTTCCTTTGAGTTTGCCTATCGTTTTCCTAAAATGAAAATGGATGCGTTACGAGGCTATTATCCACCAGAATTAGCCAATCGTTTTTTTGATACTATTAATGTACAAAAAGGAATTGCAAAGGTTTTAATAGACTTTCCTGCTGCTTTACTTCAAATTATATTTGGATTAATATTACTATCGTTTTATCATCCATTCTTTATCATTTATGGCGCTTTACTATTAATTCTTATCTACGTAGTTTTTAAGTTCACTGCAGAAAAAGGCTTAAGTACTAGTATTGAAGAGTCTAATCACAAATACAAAGTAGCCCATTGGTTACAAGAAATTGCTCGATCTATTGTTAGCTTCAAATTGTCGGGAAAAACAAGCTTGGCACTAAATAAAAATGACAAACTAGTGACTGATTATCTTGAGGCTAGAGAAAACCACTTTAAGATATTAGTTATACAATTTATACAGTTAATTGGTTTTAAAGTACTAGTAACAGCAGGATTATTAATTATTGGTGGTGCGTTAGTCTTAAATCAACAAATGAATATAGGTCAGTTTGTTGCTGCAGAGATTATTATTCTATTAGTGATTAATTCTGTTGAAAAGCTCATACTAGGTTTAGAAACCTTTTATGATGTCTTAACTTCTATTGAAAAACTTGGCGTAGTAGTAGACAAAGAGTTAGAATCACAAGGTGGCGAAATGTTAGACGCAAATACAACCGACTTTATAATAGAATTGGAAAATATTGCACTATCAGTAAAAGATAAAGAAACGCCTATTTTAAATAATATTTCATTTAAAATTAATCCAAAAGATAGAATTTTAATACAAGGTCGTAGTGGTTCTGGAAAATCAAGCTTGCTAAAGCTAATTGCAGGAGTTATTAGTCCTACAGGTGGTAGTGTGTATATCAATGATAAATCACTTACAAGTATCAATATAAATAGTTACAGAGCTAACATAGGACAAACGTTGGTTGAAGAAAGTCCTTTTGAAGGTACTTTGTTGCAAAATTTAACTTTCGGAGATATGTCTATAACCAATCAACAGATAGATTGGGCTATTAAAAATGTTGGACTAAAAGATTTTGTCAAGCAATTACCTAAAGGTCTAGATACTATGTTGTATCCAGAAGGTAAAGGCACATCTTTTACAGTTGCTAAAAAAATAATGTTGGCTAGAAGTATTATTAAGCAACCAAAACTATTAATGCTTAAAGAGCCTTTAGATCAATTTCAACCACAAGATGCCCAACAGATTATTGACTTTTTAAGTCAACCAGAACATCCTTGGGCGTTAGTAGTTGTAAGCCAAAATAATCTTTGGAAAGCCAAGCTTAATCGCGTCATAACATTAGATAACGGTCAAATAATTAACACTAAATAG
- a CDS encoding translation initiation factor: protein MDLQDQLKNLFPEHIPEETGETSDNIDNDIWLQDDPIICKYEKRKGKPITILEGYTGATEDFKQLAKKLKQQLSVGGSFKDDKIIIQGDYRDKIMTILKEKGFNVKRVGG, encoded by the coding sequence ATGGATTTACAAGACCAACTTAAAAATCTGTTTCCAGAACATATACCTGAGGAGACAGGTGAAACTTCTGATAACATTGATAATGACATTTGGTTACAAGACGACCCAATTATTTGTAAATACGAAAAACGTAAAGGCAAACCCATTACCATTTTAGAAGGTTACACTGGTGCTACAGAAGATTTTAAACAACTGGCTAAAAAATTAAAACAACAATTAAGTGTTGGAGGCAGTTTTAAAGATGATAAAATAATAATTCAAGGTGATTATCGCGATAAAATCATGACTATACTAAAAGAAAAAGGATTTAACGTTAAGCGTGTTGGAGGATAA
- a CDS encoding TetR/AcrR family transcriptional regulator has product MQSLLSNLKININDKIYLKDPESSDLGKRIVENSILLIDQIGFDAYTFKKLGTKIGSNESSVYRYFESKHKLLIYLTSWYWSWLEYQLVFATNSIADPKEKIEKAITILSQTATLDSNFSHIDEVILKRIVINEYSKSYLTKEVDKENKDGYFLIYKRLVTRLHDMILTIDNSYKYPFSLASTVIDGALHQHFLKDHFTTISDLKASDTPINYFKDLVFKTLNISTNE; this is encoded by the coding sequence ATGCAAAGTTTACTGTCAAATTTAAAAATTAATATTAACGATAAAATTTACCTAAAAGATCCTGAGTCATCAGATTTGGGTAAACGAATTGTTGAAAATAGTATTCTACTAATTGATCAAATTGGTTTTGATGCCTATACCTTTAAGAAATTAGGCACCAAAATTGGATCAAATGAGAGTAGTGTTTATCGTTATTTTGAAAGCAAACATAAATTGCTAATCTACTTAACATCTTGGTATTGGAGTTGGTTAGAATACCAATTAGTTTTTGCGACAAATAGTATAGCTGATCCAAAAGAAAAAATTGAAAAAGCAATAACTATTTTATCACAAACTGCAACGCTAGATTCTAATTTCTCGCATATTGATGAAGTTATTTTAAAACGTATAGTTATCAACGAATATTCAAAATCTTACTTGACAAAAGAGGTTGACAAAGAAAACAAGGATGGCTACTTCTTGATTTATAAGCGTTTAGTAACTCGCCTACATGATATGATCTTAACTATTGATAATTCATATAAATATCCTTTTAGTTTGGCTAGCACAGTAATAGATGGTGCACTTCATCAGCATTTTTTAAAAGACCATTTTACGACTATTTCTGATTTAAAAGCATCAGACACTCCAATTAACTATTTTAAAGATTTAGTTTTCAAAACCCTAAATATTTCAACCAATGAGTAA
- a CDS encoding 2-oxoglutarate and iron-dependent oxygenase domain-containing protein — protein MNSIPSVNLKDFTSGDPVRKQKFVDEIGKAYEEIGFVALKGHFLDDNLVDDLYKEIKNFFALPLETKHKYEIPEIAGQRGYVSFGKESAKGKKEGDLKEFWHFGQYVDDDPERAKEYPKNVIVEELPAFNEVGKKAYETLEKTAKYVLRALALHLGLEETYFDHYIHNGNSILRPIHYPPITQEPDNAVRAAAHGDINLITLLMGAQGRGLQVQNHKGEWIDAIAEPDELMINVGDMLSRHTNNKLKSTIHRVINPPRELWGTSRYSIPFFMHPISEMKLDVLDSCIDDNNPKQFEDITAGEFLDERLRELGLKK, from the coding sequence ATGAATAGCATACCTAGCGTTAATTTGAAGGATTTTACCTCTGGAGATCCTGTTAGAAAACAAAAATTTGTTGATGAAATAGGAAAAGCCTATGAAGAGATAGGATTTGTGGCTTTAAAAGGTCATTTTTTAGATGATAACCTTGTTGACGATTTATATAAAGAAATTAAAAACTTTTTTGCGTTACCACTTGAAACCAAACACAAATATGAAATTCCTGAAATAGCAGGTCAGCGTGGTTATGTGTCTTTTGGAAAAGAAAGTGCAAAAGGTAAGAAAGAAGGCGATTTAAAAGAGTTTTGGCACTTTGGTCAATATGTCGATGATGATCCAGAACGCGCAAAAGAATACCCTAAAAATGTAATAGTTGAAGAACTACCAGCATTTAATGAAGTTGGGAAAAAAGCCTATGAAACCTTAGAAAAAACAGCTAAATATGTATTGCGTGCATTGGCTTTGCATTTAGGATTAGAAGAAACGTATTTTGATCACTATATCCACAACGGAAACTCAATATTACGACCAATCCACTATCCTCCAATTACACAAGAACCAGATAATGCTGTTCGTGCTGCTGCACATGGTGATATTAACTTAATCACCTTATTAATGGGAGCTCAAGGACGTGGATTGCAAGTACAAAATCATAAAGGCGAATGGATTGATGCTATTGCAGAACCTGACGAATTAATGATTAATGTTGGTGACATGTTATCGCGTCACACTAATAATAAATTAAAATCTACTATCCACAGAGTGATAAATCCACCAAGAGAACTATGGGGAACATCTCGTTACTCAATACCATTTTTCATGCATCCAATCAGCGAAATGAAACTAGATGTATTAGACAGTTGTATAGATGACAATAATCCAAAGCAGTTTGAAGATATTACAGCAGGAGAGTTTTTAGACGAACGTTTAAGAGAGCTAGGCTTAAAAAAATAG